A single genomic interval of Deltaproteobacteria bacterium harbors:
- a CDS encoding aminopeptidase P family protein — protein sequence MNTYIDHNKRIQKILEGMKKDDLDIFVGTRTVSLSYVAGAFIPWRSAVVVSKDGTAGLISLLLDCERLKNESWLHNISPYAPLPGMDLMDLIIFNIKQNGAENGRIGVELGHSPRGNTGYLFATEYELLKNALPRATFVNAIKIVDRACYIKEPGEIHLMQQAAAIADSGIHCVRNALDVGMTEAEIAGIGEMELRRLGSEYHWAVTGSSEVASGHRATYAMNGTTQPTQKIVQKGENIIVDLHPLYQMYPSDLAHNFILGTPTVEQGKLADAYLATAETIVRNFKAGKKVGDVFKAVMDKVTELGYAQYTIPSFGHGLGVFGHEWYPAIIDNDEFCDVVLEENVVEVAFLAMAVPGVCGMRLECPVLVTRDGGEMLSKTPLELTVIEV from the coding sequence ATGAATACCTATATCGATCATAACAAGCGTATCCAAAAGATACTGGAAGGAATGAAGAAGGACGATCTCGATATTTTTGTGGGTACACGTACGGTCAGCCTGAGCTATGTGGCCGGCGCGTTCATCCCCTGGAGAAGCGCGGTTGTGGTATCCAAAGATGGCACTGCGGGTCTTATCTCCTTGCTGCTTGACTGTGAGCGGCTCAAGAATGAGTCCTGGTTACATAATATTTCACCCTATGCACCGCTCCCCGGCATGGATCTCATGGACCTCATCATATTCAATATAAAACAGAACGGTGCGGAGAACGGCAGGATCGGGGTCGAACTCGGCCATTCTCCTCGCGGGAATACGGGATATCTGTTCGCTACGGAATACGAATTATTGAAAAATGCGCTGCCGAGAGCAACGTTTGTCAATGCGATCAAGATTGTTGACCGTGCCTGCTATATCAAAGAACCGGGCGAAATCCATCTTATGCAGCAGGCAGCGGCCATCGCGGATTCCGGCATACATTGTGTCCGGAACGCACTGGATGTAGGCATGACAGAAGCAGAAATAGCAGGCATCGGCGAAATGGAACTGCGCCGTCTCGGCAGTGAGTATCACTGGGCGGTGACCGGATCATCAGAAGTAGCTTCCGGACACAGGGCAACCTATGCCATGAACGGGACAACCCAGCCGACCCAGAAGATCGTGCAGAAAGGCGAAAACATCATCGTTGACCTGCATCCGCTTTATCAGATGTATCCTTCCGACCTGGCCCACAATTTCATTTTAGGAACGCCGACCGTCGAACAAGGAAAACTTGCCGACGCCTATCTGGCAACAGCGGAAACGATCGTCCGGAATTTCAAGGCAGGAAAGAAGGTCGGTGATGTTTTCAAGGCTGTCATGGATAAGGTAACTGAACTTGGTTACGCCCAGTATACGATTCCCTCCTTTGGTCACGGGCTGGGTGTGTTCGGACATGAATGGTATCCGGCGATCATCGACAATGATGAATTTTGCGATGTTGTCCTGGAGGAGAACGTTGTCGAAGTAGCATTTCTGGCAATGGCTGTCCCCGGAGTATGCGGCATGAGATTGGAATGTCCGGTACTGGTAACCAGGGATGGGGGAGAAATGCTCTCTAAAACGCCGCTGGAACTGACGGTGATCGAGGTCTAA
- a CDS encoding TraY domain-containing protein, with product MSKVLNVRIEEDLSDRLDLLAKKTKRPKSFYIKEILTQHLAEYEDAYLALDRLNDRNAKYYSTEDMENILDL from the coding sequence ATGTCCAAAGTACTGAACGTCAGAATCGAAGAAGACCTGTCAGATCGACTTGATCTTCTGGCCAAGAAGACAAAACGTCCCAAGAGTTTTTACATAAAAGAAATCCTTACCCAGCATCTTGCCGAGTATGAGGATGCTTATCTCGCCCTTGATCGCCTGAACGACAGAAATGCCAAGTACTACTCGACAGAAGACATGGAGAATATTCTTGATCTATAA
- a CDS encoding type II toxin-antitoxin system RelE/ParE family toxin, with protein MIYNVQWHEEAVGDLQKLDRQKQKKIITRVKDYLSKDPFSLGKPLKGVFKGLYRYRYESYRIIYAIDRESVIILILRVGDRKNVYNDPIIEN; from the coding sequence TTGATCTATAATGTTCAATGGCATGAAGAGGCGGTAGGCGATCTCCAAAAGCTTGACCGGCAGAAACAGAAGAAGATTATAACGCGAGTCAAGGATTACCTTTCAAAAGATCCTTTCAGCTTGGGTAAACCGTTAAAGGGAGTATTCAAAGGTCTTTACCGTTACCGCTACGAATCATACAGGATAATTTACGCCATAGATCGTGAATCTGTGATCATTCTTATTTTGAGAGTTGGTGACAGGAAAAATGTTTATAATGATCCTATTATTGAAAATTAG